Proteins from a single region of Nitrospira sp.:
- a CDS encoding endonuclease VII domain-containing protein, with protein sequence MTQAQLAAKRIRERGYRQQDPEKIREQTRERNIRYRATHAERVKQNRAASSRKRHKEHPEGRQHHHLKNRYRIGLATYNGMLDAQGHVCAICAAPDMVNGKRLAVDHDHKTGQVRGLLCTRCNIALGHFGDDVEKLRRAAEFLREYGLDRQS encoded by the coding sequence ATGACTCAAGCACAACTGGCAGCGAAACGAATCAGAGAGCGTGGCTATCGTCAACAAGATCCTGAGAAGATCAGGGAACAAACCCGAGAGAGAAACATACGGTATCGAGCTACACATGCAGAACGGGTGAAGCAGAACCGTGCGGCCAGTTCACGGAAGCGCCACAAGGAACACCCTGAAGGCCGACAGCATCACCACCTGAAGAACCGTTACCGGATCGGACTAGCAACCTACAACGGTATGCTCGATGCTCAAGGCCATGTGTGTGCAATCTGTGCAGCTCCCGATATGGTCAATGGCAAGCGCCTTGCCGTCGATCATGACCATAAGACAGGTCAAGTACGCGGGTTGCTGTGTACTCGCTGCAATATTGCCTTGGGACACTTCGGGGATGATGTCGAGAAGCTGAGGAGAGCCGCCGAATTCTTACGGGAGTACGGGCTAGATCGGCAATCGTAA
- a CDS encoding recombinase family protein, producing the protein MSPKATVTRAYGYLRVSTREQGKSGLGLDAQRHTIEQFATAHGLEILGMIEEVQTGKGSDALVRRPKLAALLRQCKREKVALIVARTSRLARNVAFGASILESPVRFIACDAGIDADRFNLHIRMSLDEQERNRISETTKAGLQAAVRRGKTLGNPHKAKRAKATQNSVAVRQANAVAFAESMLPLLRGYQQQGYSLRAIAADLNQKGVATYRGGEWRASLLCRMLSLVA; encoded by the coding sequence ATGTCACCTAAAGCGACGGTAACGAGGGCTTACGGGTATCTGAGAGTGTCCACGCGGGAGCAAGGGAAGTCTGGATTGGGCCTAGACGCTCAACGGCACACCATCGAGCAATTCGCGACGGCCCACGGCCTTGAGATACTGGGCATGATCGAGGAGGTTCAGACGGGCAAGGGCTCTGATGCTCTGGTCCGACGGCCTAAGCTGGCTGCCCTGCTTCGGCAATGCAAACGGGAGAAGGTCGCCTTGATCGTGGCCAGGACAAGCCGCCTAGCCCGTAACGTGGCCTTTGGCGCGTCTATCCTGGAGTCACCGGTGAGGTTCATTGCCTGCGATGCAGGAATAGACGCTGATCGGTTCAACCTGCATATTCGGATGTCCTTAGACGAACAAGAGCGAAACAGGATTAGCGAGACAACCAAAGCAGGCCTACAAGCAGCGGTGCGCCGTGGTAAGACGCTCGGCAATCCTCACAAAGCCAAGCGAGCCAAGGCCACACAGAATAGCGTGGCCGTCAGGCAGGCCAATGCCGTGGCCTTTGCAGAGTCAATGCTGCCGTTGCTCCGTGGGTATCAACAACAGGGGTATTCGTTGAGGGCTATTGCAGCGGACCTCAACCAGAAGGGTGTTGCGACCTATCGTGGTGGTGAATGGCGAGCGTCGTTGCTGTGTCGCATGCTGTCGTTAGTGGCCTGA